One window of the Aptenodytes patagonicus chromosome 5, bAptPat1.pri.cur, whole genome shotgun sequence genome contains the following:
- the TMEM121 gene encoding transmembrane protein 121 produces the protein MVLPPPDKRHVCLTTIVIMTSMAFMDAYLVEQNQGPRKIGVCIIVLVGDICFLIVLRYVAVWVGAEVKTAKRGYAMILWFLYIFVLEIKLYFIFQNYKADKKNLETVARKALTLLLSICVPGLYLVLVALDSMEYIRTFRKKEDLRGRLFWVALDLLDILDIQANLWEPHRTGLPIWAEGLMFFYCYILLLILPCVSLSEISMQGEHIAPQKMMLYPVLSLVTINIVTIFIRAINMVLFQDSRVSTIFIGKNIIAIATKACTFLEYKRQVKEFPQNAIALELQQNSLSHNQTIHSAQGIPHELSPTSEILDT, from the coding sequence ATGGTGCTGCCACCGCCTGACAAGCGCCATGTCTGTCTGACCACTATCGTCATCATGACCAGCATGGCCTTCATGGACGCCTACCTGGTGGAGCAGAACCAGGGACCCCGCAAGATCGGCGTCTGCATCATTGTGCTGGTGGGAGACATCTGCTTCCTCATCGTGCTGCGCTACGTTGCAGTGTGGGTGGGAGCGGAGGTGAAGACAGCCAAGAGGGGCTACGCCATGATCCTGTGGTTCCTCTACATCTTCGTGCTGGAGATCAAGCTGTACTTCATCTTTCAGAATTACAAAGCGGACAAGAAGAACCTGGAGACAGTGGCCAGGAAAGCCCTGACCCTGCTCCTCTCCATCTGCGTGCCGGGGCTGTACCTGGTGCTGGTGGCCTTGGACAGCATGGAGTACATACGGACCTTTCGGAAGAAAGAGGACTTGCGGGGGCGCCTCTTCTGGGTGGCCCTCGACCTGCTGGATATCTTGGACATTCAGGCCAACCTGTGGGAGCCACACAGGACCGGCCTGCCCATCTGGGCAGAGGGGCTCATGTTCTTCTACTGCTACATACTCCTCCTGATCCTGCCTTGCGTGTCCCTCAGTGAGATCAGCATGCAAGGGGAGCACATTGCCCCACAAAAAATGATGCTCTACCCCGTCCTCAGCCTGGTCACTATTAACATTGTCACCATCTTCATCCGGGCCATCAACATGGTCTTGTTCCAGGACAGCAGGGTCTCCACCATCTTTATCGGCAAGAATATCATCGCGATCGCCACCAAGGCATGCACCTTCCTTGAGTACAAGCGGCAGGTGAAGGAGTTCCCCCAGAATGCCATTGCCCTGGAGCTCCAGCAGAACTCCCTCTCCCACAACCAGACCATCCACAGCGCACAGGGCATCCCCCACGAGCTGTCACCCACCAGCGAGATCCTCGACACATGA